The nucleotide sequence ATCGAACCCACCCAGCTCGGCAAGATATTCGCCCCGGACTTCGGCATCGCGTCCGACGCCAAGGCCGCGTTGGAACTCTTCGTCGAGGTGGCACGGGAGCTGAAGGAGGCCGGGCGGCTGCCCGACCGCAGCGCCTGGGCCGCGTCCGCCAGGGAACGCAAGGCCACGCTGCACCGGCGTACGCACTTCGACAACGTGCCGCTGAAGCCGCAGCGCGTGTACGAGGAGATGAACAGGGCCTTCGGGCCCGAGACCCGGTACGTGACCACCATCGGCCTCTCCCAGATCGCCGGCGCGCAGATGCTGCACGTCTACCGGCCGCGCCACTGGATCAATTGCGGTCAGGCGGGCCCGCTCGGCTGGACCGTCCCCGCGGCGCTGGGCGTCGCCACGGCCGACCCGGAGGCCACCGTCGTCGCGCTGTCCGGCGACTACGACTTCCAGTTCATGCTCGAAGAGCTGGCGGTCGGCGCCCAGCACCACATCCCGTACGTCCATGTGCTGGTGAACAACTCCTATCTGGGGCTGATCCGCCAGGCGCAGCGCAACTTCGACATCGACTTCCAGGTCAACCTGGAGTTCGAGAACCTCAACTCGCCCGAGCTGGGCGTCTACGGGGTCGACCATGTGAAGGTCGCCGAGGGTCTCGGCTGCAAGGCGATCAGGGTCACCGAGCCCGATCAGCTGCTGCCCGCCTTCGAGGAGGCCAAGAAGCTGGCGGCCGAATTCCGGGTGCCGGTCGTCGTGGAGGCCATCCTGGAGCGCGTCACCAACATCGCCATGAGCGGCAGTGACATCGCCAGTGTGAACGAGTTCGAGGACATCGCCACCGAACCGGGCCACGCGCCCACCGCGATCCTGCCGCTGGCCTGACCCCGGCGGCAGACCCCGTACGGCCCCGGTCACCGGACCACCTCCGGTGACCGGGGCCGTACGCGTGCACCGGCACCGGCACCGGCACCGAATTCGGCCTCGGGTCCTACGTCTCGATCAGCCCGGACACACAAGGGAGCCCCGGACGCACAAGAGCGCGGGGCACGGGACCAGTTGTCTCCGTACCCCGCGCTCCGTCGGGCAGACCGCGGCGGTGGGCGAAGGGAGCGGGGCCCCCTCCCTCACGTCGGGAGGGGGCCGCTCGCGCCCGTTACCACCGCACTGGCTCACTCAGCCGCCGCGGTCCGATCAGGGAGGAAGGCTCACTCCTCGCGCAGCGCGCGTACCGCTTCCTCGACGCGCTTGCCGTACTCCTGGTCGGCGGCGTGGAAGTGGGCCAGGTTCTTCTCGATCACATCGTCCAGGGAGACCTGCGAGAGCCCGCCGGCGATGTTCGCGACGAGCCGGGACTTCTCCTCGGCCGACATCAGCCGGTACAGCTCACCGGCCTGGAAGAAGTCGTCGTCCTTGGTGTGCGCGGGCGCCGGGTGGGTCCCGGTCCAGCCGTGCACGGCGTACGGCGCGGACAGCGCCGCGTCGCTCTGCACGGGCCCCGCGTACGAGTTGGGCTCGTAGTTCTTGTCGTGCCGCCCGCCACGGCGCGCGGCCATGACACCGTCACGGCCGTAGTTGTCGACGGTGGCGGCCTTCGGCGCGTTCACGGCCAGCTGGGTGTGGTTGACGCCGAGCCGGTAGCGGTGGGCGTCGGCGTACGCGAACAGCCGGCCCTGGAGCATCTTGTCCGGCGAAGGACCGATGCCGGGAACGAAGTTGTTCGGCGAGAACGCCGCCTGCTCGACCTCGGCGAAGACGTTGTCGGGGTTGCGGTCGAGCACCAGCCGGCCCACCCGGCGCAGCGGATAGTCGCTGTGCGGCCACACCTTGGTGAGGTCGAACGGGTTGAAGCGGTAGTGGGCGGCGTCGGCGGCCGGCATCAGCTGGACGTGCAACGTCCAGGACGGATTCATTCCGCGCTCGATGGCCTGGAGCAGGTCCGTCTGGTGGGAGTTGGCATCCCTGCCGACGAGTTCCGCCGCCTGCTCGGCGCTCAGCGAGCGCACGCCCTGGTTGGTCTTGAAGTGGTACTTGACGAAGAAGGCCTCGCCCTCCGCGTTCGTCCACTGGTAGGTGTGCGAGCCGTAGCCGTTCATGTGCCGGTACGAGGCGGGGATACCGCGGTCGCCCATCAGCCATGTCACCTGGTGGGTCGCCTCGGGCGAATGCGCCCAGAAGTCCCAGACGTTGTCCGGCTCCTGACGGCCCGTGAACGGGTCGCGCTTCTGCGAGTGGATGAAATCAGGGAACTTGACGGGGTCCTTGACGAAGAACACCGGGGTGTTGTTGCCGACCAGGTCGTAGTTGCCCTGCTCGGTGTAGAACTTCAGCGCGAAACCACGCGGGTCGCGGACCGCGTCCGCGCCGCCCAGCGAGTCGGCGACGGTGGAGAAGCGCGCGAAGGTCTCGGTGCGCCTGCCCACGGCGGACAGGAAGTCGGCGCTGGTGTACGCGGTGACGTCGTCGGTCACCTCGAAGTAGCCGTAGGCACCGGAGCCGCGTGCGTGCACGACACGCTCCGGGATGCGCTCGCGGTTGAAGCGGGCGAGCTTCTCCAGCAGGTGCTGGTCCTGGAGGAGCAGGGGACCGCCGGCGCCTGCGGTCGCTGCGTTCTGGTTGTCGGCGACCGGGGCGCCTGACTCGGTCGTAAGCACGCGCTTCGACATGGTGACCTTCCGTGCGGGACTGCTGAGGGGGTTCGGCGAGAGGCTTCTGGAGCCTCTGGAGCGTAAATTCACACCGAAGGAAACGTCAACAGTTTGTTGAAATTGGAGGAGTGGGTTCCGGGCGACGGCGGCGCCTGGGCGCGACAGGACAGGTGTCAGCGCCACCGCCGCCCGGGGTTCGGGGGCCGGACTTCAGGGGTCAGGCTTCAGGCGTCCGGGCGGACCCGGCCGCGGTGGGTCAGACCTGGTCGCCGGAAAGGCGCTCGACGGAGCGCAGCAGCGCGGAGTGGTCGAGGCCGCCGTCGCCCTGCGCGCGCAGGGACGCGACCAGTTGGGCCACCACTGCGCCGACGGGCAGCGCCGCGCCGACATTGCGGGCCGCGTCGGTGACGATGCCCATGTCCTTGTGGTGCAGATCGATCCGGAAGCCGGGCTTGAAGTCGCGGTTGAGGAAGTTGTCCTTCTTGCGGGTCAGCACGGTCGAGCCGGCCAGACCGCCGTTCAGCACGTCCAGCGCGGCGCTCAGGTCCACACCGGACTTCTCCAGGAAGACCACGGCCTCGGCGCACGCCTGGATGTTGACGGCCACGATCAGCTGGTTGGCGGCCTTCACCGTCTGTCCCGAGCCGTGCGGGCCGCAGAGCACGATGGTCTTGCCCAGGGCCTCCAGCAGCGGCTTCGCCTCGTCGAAGTCGGCCTGGCCGCCGCCGACCATGATGGACAGGACGGCCTCGATCGCACCGGCCTCGCCGCCGGAGACCGGCGCGTCGAGGACGCGAATGCCCTTCTCCGCACCGGCCTTGGCCAGATCGACCGACGTCTGCGGGGTGATCGAGGACATGTCGACGAGCAGCGCGCCGCGCCTGGCGTGCGCGAGGATGCCGTCGTCGCCGTACGCGATGGCCTCGACCTGCGGCGAAGCGGGCACCATGGTGACGATGACATCGGCGTCGGCGACCGCCTCGGCGATCGAGGCGGCGGCGGCGCCGCCCGCCGCCGCCAGCCGGTCCAGCTTGTCCTGCTCCAGCGTGTAACCGGTCACCTGGTAACCGGCCTTGATCAGGTTCTCCGACATGGGCGAGCCCATGATGCCGAGACCTATCCATGCGATCTTGGGGAGCGTGCTCATGGGATGCCTTCCTGGACTCTTCTGACGTTTCTGTAAAGGGACCTGCCGCCGGTCCGTAAAGGGACCTGCCGCCGCAGGACGGGATTCAGCGGGCCGCGCGCGCCTCGGCCGGCAGCCAGCCGAAGGACTCGGCGCTCGGCCGGTCGCCCGGCTTGTACTCCAGGCCGACCCAGCCGCGGTACCCCGCGTCGCGCAGCCGGTCCAGCAGCTCCTGGAGCGGCAGCGCCCCGGTGCCCGGCGCGCCACGGCCCGGGTTGTCCGCGATCTGTACGTGCCCGGCCTTGCCCGCGTAGCGGTCGACGACCTCGGCCAGGTCCTCGCCGTTCATCGACAGGTGGTAGAGGTCGAGCAGGAACGAGGCGTTGCCGAGGCCGGTCGCCGCGTTCACCTTGTCGACCACCTCGACGGCCGACGGCGCGCTCACGAGCGGGTAGCGCGGGGACTCCGGCTTGTTGAGGGCTTCGACGAGCAGGGTCGCGCCGACCCGGTCGGCCGCCCGCGCGGCGAGCACCAGATTCTCCAGGGCGAGTGCGTCCTGGAGCTCGGGATCGACGCCGTCGATCCGGTTCCCGTACAGCGCGTTCAGCGCCGTGCAGCCGACGGAGGCGGCGAACTCCGCCGCCACCTCGATATTGGCGCGGAAGCGGTCGGACTCCTCGCCGGGCACGGAGAGCGCGCCACGGTCGGGCCCCGGCAGCTGCCCCGCGTAGAAGTTCAGCCCGACCAGCTGGGTGCCCGCGTCGTCGAGCGCCTTCTTGAGGGCGTCGAGTTCGGCCTGCGGCGGGGTGGGGGTGTCGGTCCAGGGCCACCACAGCTCGACCGCGGTGAAGCCCGCTGCGGCGGCGGCCGCCGGGCGCTCCAGGAGCGGAAGCTCGGTGTAGAGGATCGAGAGGTTCACATCGAAGCGCTGGTCTGCGTAGCCCATGAGGGGTCAGCTGCTCCTTCCGTATTGCGGAAGTTGTTTTCTGCTTAATGGAAGACTGCCCGCGCTGCTCGGGAGCTGTCAAGTGTCCCCACCGGAATCCGCGACGACTCCGTTGTCCCGCCGTGATCTCCGTCGGGCAGGGTGGTCGGATGAACGGCACATGTCTCAGGGGTCGTTGGCCGGTCGTACTGGTGGTCGTGGCCCTGGTCGCGCTGCTCGGCGGCTGTGGTGGCCTGTCGGGTGAGCCGCGCCTGAGCTTGCAGGTGCCCGAGGTTCTGTACGTGTCGACGGACCCGTCCCGCGCCCTCAGCTCGGAGAACGATCTCGACGTCGGCCAGCGACTGACCGGCAAGGGACCCACCGACGTCTCGATCACCTTCGACATCCGGGGGCTGGCCGGGGTCGCCGTGCTCAAGCGGGGCGGGGACCGGTGCGAGATCGACCGGATCAGGCAGCCGGTCTTCGGCTGCACCATGCGCACGGACCAGCAGCACGCGGCGTCGCAGACCTTCCATGTCGTACCGGTCAAGGGCAGCAAGGCGGGGGACACCGGCGTCGTGCGCTACACCGTGCGCGCACCCGGCGTCCCGGACGTCACCGGCCGGACCACCGTCACCGTCGGCAAGCCGACCCTCGCGGTGGAACAGCGGCCCGACCGTACGACGGTGGCGCCCGGCGGCACGGTCGGCGTCCGGCTCGTCATCCGTAACACCGGTGGCGTCCCCGCGCGGGGCGTGGCCCTCCGGATGGACGCGCGGGACGGCTTCTCGTTCGACAGCAAACATCGCAACTGCCGCTACCGGGGGGCCTCGGCGTGGTGCCGGCTGGCGGCCGCCACGGTCGTCGTCGCGCCCGGCGAGGCGTACGCGCTCGCCGTACCCGAGCGGGTCCGGGTGGCCGCCGACGCCATGTATCCCGGCGTCACCTACTCCGCCGACGCCCTCGCGGAGGACTACACGCCCCCACCGGAGTGGGCGGCACTCTTCATGCCGGGGTCCGGCCCTGACCTGCGGCTGGTCCCGGTCACGCCGTCCGCCCGTCCGGCGGGCGACGAACTGCACGTCGCCGTGGCCACGCACGCGGACCTCGCCGCCGTGGGAGCCACCGTCAAAGGCCCCGTCGGCAGCAGGCAGAGCACGCGGATCGGCTTCCGCACGCGCGGTCCCGGCTCCCCGCGCAACACCCCCGTGACGGTGGGCTTCACCGTGCCGGCCGGCACCAGCGTCGTGGAGTCCCCCTACGAGCCCGAGCGCGACGAGGAGGTGCTCGACCAGCCGTGCCGGGCCCTGCGTGACGACGGCACCCCGATCACCGGGTCGGCCAGTGAAAGGCAGCCGCCCGCCCGCCGCTACGCGTGCACGGCGCCGGGCGGGAAGGCGGGGCAGCTGACCCTCTTCCCCTTCACGCTGCGCATCGACCGGGACATCACCGACCGCGGCGGCCAGGTCACCGTACGGGGAGCCGACGCGAAGCGCCCCACCCACGACGACCGGCCGGCCAACGACACGGCCGGGGTCGCCGTACGGATCTGGCCGGGCCCCGGCTGGGCCACGTCGTCGTTCTACAGCGTGGCGGGTGTCGGATCCGGCCTGCTGCTGCTCGTGTTCGGCATCGTCCTTCTCCGCAGGCGCAGGGCCCCGAGGGGGAAATGAAATGTTTCAATAGGGGCTGCCGGTAGAGCCTCCGGCGGAGAGTGGGACGGCATGGTCGGGATCAAGGATGTGGCACGGCAGGCCGGGGTCTCCGTCGGCACGGTGTCCAATGTGATCAACCGCCCCGAGATGGTGTCCAAGGAGACCAAGGAACGGGTCCAGGCCGTCATCAAACGCCTCGGCTACGTACGCAGCGAGTCCGCGAGACAGCTCCGGGCCGGACACAGCCGCATCATGGCGCTGCTGGTACTGGACATGGGCAACCCCTTCTTCGTGGACGTCGCACGCGGCGCCGAGTCGGCGGCGCGCGGCGCGGGACTCGGCGTCATGGTGTGCAACAGCGCCCAGGACCCGGCCGAGGAAGCGACGTACCTCTCGCTGTTCGTGGAGCACCGGGTGCGCGGCGTGCTGGTCACCCCCGTCGACTCGACCGGCGCCAACCTGGACGCGCTGCGCCAGCAGGAGATCCCCTTCGTGCTGGTGGACCGGGTGGCGGGGGAGGCCGAGGAGTGCTCGGTCTCGGTGGACGACACGGTCGGCGGCGCCCTCGCGGGACGGCATCTCATCGGCGCAGGACACCGCACCATCGCCTACATCAGCGGCCCGCCCCACCTCCAGCAGGTGCGCGACAGACGTGCGGGCATGCTGCTCGCCCTCGCCGAGGCGGGGCTGCCGCCCGAGGCGCTGCTGGAGATCCCCGCCGACCGGCTCGACGTGGCGGCGGGCCGCGACGCGGGCGCCCGGCTGCTCGGCCTCGCGCCGCGTCCGACCGCCGTGTTCTGCGCCAACGACCTGCTGGCCCTCGGCGTGCTCCAGACGGTGTACGCGGCGGGCCTCGCCGTGCCGCAGGATCTGGCCATCGTCGGGTACGACGACATCGAGTTCGCCGCTGCCGCCGCCGTACCGCTGACGTCGGTGCGCCAGCCGGCCGCCGCGATGGGGCGGCTCGCCGCCGATCTGCTGCTGGAGGAGATCCGCGCCGAAGGGGCGGGCCACGAGCACCAGCATGTGGTGCTCCAGCCCGAACTGGTCGTCAGAGGATCGAGCCGCGCCCGCCGTTGAGACGCGGAGAGCTGCCGTACGGAGCGACGGTGGCCCGTACGGCAGCGCTCAGCCGAGCCCGACCCGCGCCGCTGCCGCCGCCCAGGCCCGTTCGTCACCGCGCGGTGTGTAGTGCCGCAAGTCCTGCGTCGCCGCGACCAGTTGGCGCATCTCGGCGCGGTCGCCGACGAGTCCCCGCGCGCGTGCCTGGACGAGGACGTTGCCGAGCGCCGTCGCCTCGGTGGGCCCGGCGACCACCGGCAGTCCCGTGGCGTCGGCCGTGAGCTGGCAGAGCAGGTCGTTACGGCTGCCGCCGCCGACCAGATGCACCACCCGGATGTCCCGGCCCGCCAGTTCGGCAGCCGCGCGCAACGTGGCGCGGTGCGCCAGCGCCAGGCTTTCCAGGACGCAGCGCACCACGGCCGCCTGCCCTGCGGGGGCGCGCTGTTCCGTCCGCTCGCAGTAGGCGGCGATCCGGGCCGGCATGTCGCCGGGGGTGAG is from Streptomyces sp. NBC_00370 and encodes:
- a CDS encoding catalase; the encoded protein is MSKRVLTTESGAPVADNQNAATAGAGGPLLLQDQHLLEKLARFNRERIPERVVHARGSGAYGYFEVTDDVTAYTSADFLSAVGRRTETFARFSTVADSLGGADAVRDPRGFALKFYTEQGNYDLVGNNTPVFFVKDPVKFPDFIHSQKRDPFTGRQEPDNVWDFWAHSPEATHQVTWLMGDRGIPASYRHMNGYGSHTYQWTNAEGEAFFVKYHFKTNQGVRSLSAEQAAELVGRDANSHQTDLLQAIERGMNPSWTLHVQLMPAADAAHYRFNPFDLTKVWPHSDYPLRRVGRLVLDRNPDNVFAEVEQAAFSPNNFVPGIGPSPDKMLQGRLFAYADAHRYRLGVNHTQLAVNAPKAATVDNYGRDGVMAARRGGRHDKNYEPNSYAGPVQSDAALSAPYAVHGWTGTHPAPAHTKDDDFFQAGELYRLMSAEEKSRLVANIAGGLSQVSLDDVIEKNLAHFHAADQEYGKRVEEAVRALREE
- a CDS encoding TIM barrel protein, with product MGYADQRFDVNLSILYTELPLLERPAAAAAAGFTAVELWWPWTDTPTPPQAELDALKKALDDAGTQLVGLNFYAGQLPGPDRGALSVPGEESDRFRANIEVAAEFAASVGCTALNALYGNRIDGVDPELQDALALENLVLAARAADRVGATLLVEALNKPESPRYPLVSAPSAVEVVDKVNAATGLGNASFLLDLYHLSMNGEDLAEVVDRYAGKAGHVQIADNPGRGAPGTGALPLQELLDRLRDAGYRGWVGLEYKPGDRPSAESFGWLPAEARAAR
- a CDS encoding 2-hydroxy-3-oxopropionate reductase, producing the protein MSTLPKIAWIGLGIMGSPMSENLIKAGYQVTGYTLEQDKLDRLAAAGGAAAASIAEAVADADVIVTMVPASPQVEAIAYGDDGILAHARRGALLVDMSSITPQTSVDLAKAGAEKGIRVLDAPVSGGEAGAIEAVLSIMVGGGQADFDEAKPLLEALGKTIVLCGPHGSGQTVKAANQLIVAVNIQACAEAVVFLEKSGVDLSAALDVLNGGLAGSTVLTRKKDNFLNRDFKPGFRIDLHHKDMGIVTDAARNVGAALPVGAVVAQLVASLRAQGDGGLDHSALLRSVERLSGDQV
- a CDS encoding LacI family DNA-binding transcriptional regulator produces the protein MVGIKDVARQAGVSVGTVSNVINRPEMVSKETKERVQAVIKRLGYVRSESARQLRAGHSRIMALLVLDMGNPFFVDVARGAESAARGAGLGVMVCNSAQDPAEEATYLSLFVEHRVRGVLVTPVDSTGANLDALRQQEIPFVLVDRVAGEAEECSVSVDDTVGGALAGRHLIGAGHRTIAYISGPPHLQQVRDRRAGMLLALAEAGLPPEALLEIPADRLDVAAGRDAGARLLGLAPRPTAVFCANDLLALGVLQTVYAAGLAVPQDLAIVGYDDIEFAAAAAVPLTSVRQPAAAMGRLAADLLLEEIRAEGAGHEHQHVVLQPELVVRGSSRARR